Proteins encoded together in one Anoxybacillus flavithermus window:
- the rpsO gene encoding 30S ribosomal protein S15 → MALTQERKNEIINQFKIHETDTGSPEVQVAILTEQINNLNDHLRVHRKDHHSRRGLLKMVGRRRNLLTYLRNKDINRYRELINKLGLRR, encoded by the coding sequence ATGGCATTAACACAAGAGCGTAAAAACGAGATCATCAACCAGTTTAAAATTCACGAAACTGACACAGGTTCTCCTGAAGTACAAGTTGCTATCCTTACAGAGCAAATTAACAACTTGAACGATCATTTACGCGTTCATCGTAAAGACCATCATTCTCGTCGTGGTCTTTTGAAAATGGTTGGTCGTCGTCGTAACTTACTTACGTACTTACGCAACAAAGACATCAACCGTTATCGTGAATTGATCAACAAACTCGGATTACGCCGATAA
- the ribF gene encoding bifunctional riboflavin kinase/FAD synthetase: MKTIWLSHPLNEKNNGPLVMALGYFDGVHLGHQKVIQTAKRIADDHQYKSAVMTFHPHPSVVLGRSKQHVRFITPLKEKEKQIAKLGVDYLYVVEFTPAFAHLLPQQFVDEYIIGLGVKHVVAGFDFTYGRLGKGTMETLPFHSRQQFTQTVIPKQTFGEEKISSTYIRQCLAEGDVEQLPHLLGRLYEVTGTVVHGDKRGRTIGFPTANVALDDDYIIPRIGVYAVTVTIDGNTWTGVCNVGYKPTFHTEQPKEPTIEVHVFDFSADVYGASVSIQWHKRLRDERAFSSVQELIEQIHRDAQAAREYFQNPLAFYRKNMYSI, encoded by the coding sequence ATGAAAACGATTTGGCTTTCCCATCCGTTAAACGAAAAAAACAATGGTCCGCTTGTCATGGCACTCGGATATTTTGACGGTGTTCATCTTGGGCACCAAAAAGTGATTCAGACAGCGAAGCGAATTGCGGACGATCATCAATATAAAAGTGCGGTTATGACGTTTCATCCGCATCCGTCTGTCGTGCTAGGGCGCTCGAAACAACATGTTCGTTTTATTACGCCATTAAAAGAAAAAGAAAAACAAATAGCTAAACTCGGTGTCGATTATTTATACGTCGTTGAATTTACACCGGCATTTGCCCATTTGTTGCCACAACAATTTGTCGATGAATATATCATCGGACTCGGTGTGAAACACGTTGTGGCAGGGTTTGACTTTACGTACGGTCGCTTAGGAAAAGGAACGATGGAAACGTTGCCTTTTCATTCTCGACAGCAATTTACACAAACGGTAATCCCGAAACAGACTTTTGGCGAAGAGAAAATTAGTTCGACATATATTCGCCAGTGTTTAGCTGAAGGGGACGTTGAGCAACTTCCGCATTTGCTTGGGCGATTATATGAAGTGACGGGCACAGTTGTTCATGGGGATAAACGCGGGCGTACAATTGGATTTCCAACGGCGAACGTTGCGCTTGACGATGATTACATCATTCCGCGTATCGGGGTATATGCGGTAACGGTCACGATCGACGGTAACACGTGGACGGGAGTATGTAACGTTGGGTATAAGCCGACATTTCATACGGAACAGCCGAAAGAGCCAACGATTGAAGTGCATGTATTCGATTTCTCAGCAGACGTTTACGGTGCGAGCGTATCGATCCAATGGCATAAACGATTGCGTGATGAACGAGCGTTTTCTTCTGTTCAAGAGTTGATTGAACAAATTCATCGCGATGCGCAAGCGGCACGCGAATATTTTCAAAACCCCCTTGCATTTTATCGGAAAAACATGTATTCTATTTAA
- the truB gene encoding tRNA pseudouridine(55) synthase TruB, whose amino-acid sequence MDGVLLLHKPAGMTSHDCVMRIRKLFQTKKVGHTGTLDPDVRGVLPICIGKATKIVELLTAEKKTYEGEVTLGIATTTEDASGDVVSIKPIERSIARHEIEHVLAKLTGEIEQTPPMYSAVKVNGKKLYEYARAGIDVERPKRHVHIYELQLLDDRQVFTGERISFRFRVTCSKGTYVRTLAVQIGEQLGYPAHMSRLVRTASGSFTLDQCVTFADIEQHLSAGTAHMLLLPIKRALAHLPTYVLNDEEERKVKNGALLPALSDMPARLLMINKQGEALAIYMPHPTKQGCMKPLKVL is encoded by the coding sequence ATGGACGGAGTGTTATTGTTACATAAACCTGCGGGCATGACGTCGCACGACTGCGTCATGCGCATTCGTAAGCTATTTCAAACAAAAAAAGTTGGTCATACAGGAACGCTCGATCCTGACGTGCGTGGTGTGTTGCCCATTTGCATTGGCAAAGCAACAAAAATTGTTGAGCTATTAACAGCGGAGAAAAAAACGTATGAAGGAGAAGTGACGTTAGGGATAGCAACGACAACAGAAGACGCATCGGGCGATGTTGTTTCAATCAAACCGATAGAGCGGTCGATCGCTCGCCATGAAATTGAACATGTATTGGCTAAGCTGACAGGGGAAATTGAACAAACTCCACCGATGTATTCTGCAGTAAAGGTAAATGGAAAAAAATTATATGAGTATGCGCGTGCAGGGATTGATGTCGAACGACCGAAACGACATGTACATATTTACGAGTTGCAACTCCTTGATGACAGGCAAGTATTTACAGGTGAGCGTATATCGTTTCGTTTTCGGGTGACGTGTAGTAAAGGGACATATGTGCGTACACTTGCGGTTCAAATAGGCGAACAACTTGGATACCCAGCGCATATGTCCCGCCTTGTTCGTACAGCGTCCGGATCGTTTACGCTTGATCAATGTGTGACATTTGCTGACATCGAACAACACTTGTCGGCTGGTACTGCACATATGTTACTTTTACCGATTAAACGAGCGTTAGCCCATTTGCCGACATATGTACTGAATGATGAAGAAGAGAGAAAAGTAAAAAACGGAGCGCTTTTGCCAGCCCTGTCTGACATGCCTGCGCGTCTATTGATGATAAATAAGCAAGGTGAAGCATTAGCGATTTACATGCCTCATCCGACAAAGCAAGGCTGTATGAAACCTTTAAAAGTATTGTAG
- the rbfA gene encoding 30S ribosome-binding factor RbfA, which produces MSLRATRVGEQMKKELSDIIGRKLKDPRIGFVTVTDVRVTGDLQQAKVYISVLGDEEQKKNTLKGLAKATGFIRSEIGQRIRLRKTPEIYFEIDETIDYGQRIESLIKQISEEKEHKEE; this is translated from the coding sequence ATGAGTTTGCGAGCCACACGTGTAGGCGAACAAATGAAAAAAGAGTTAAGTGATATTATCGGTCGCAAACTAAAAGACCCACGCATTGGCTTCGTTACTGTAACAGATGTTCGAGTAACGGGCGATTTGCAACAAGCAAAAGTGTACATTTCTGTTCTTGGAGATGAAGAACAAAAGAAAAATACGCTCAAAGGATTAGCAAAAGCAACTGGATTTATTCGTTCGGAAATCGGTCAGCGTATTCGTTTGCGCAAGACTCCAGAAATTTACTTTGAAATTGATGAAACGATCGATTACGGACAACGCATTGAAAGTTTAATTAAACAAATTTCCGAAGAAAAAGAACATAAAGAAGAATAA
- a CDS encoding DUF503 domain-containing protein → MIGYVECECIIYDVQSLKEKRAVLQRIVTRLKQKYNISVAEVDYQDVWQRTKLGIVAITAERAATEQELQRTLQFIDSFPEIERTVTTFEWF, encoded by the coding sequence ATGATCGGATACGTCGAATGTGAATGCATCATTTACGACGTCCAATCATTAAAAGAAAAGCGAGCCGTGTTGCAACGCATTGTCACACGGCTCAAACAAAAATATAATATATCAGTAGCTGAAGTCGATTATCAAGACGTATGGCAACGAACGAAGCTCGGAATTGTAGCTATTACGGCCGAACGAGCTGCGACAGAACAAGAGCTTCAACGTACGTTGCAATTCATTGATTCGTTTCCAGAAATCGAACGAACAGTTACAACATTCGAGTGGTTTTAA
- the infB gene encoding translation initiation factor IF-2, whose protein sequence is MSKMRVYEYAKKHNVSSKDVIHKLKEMNIDVSNHMTMIEADVVKMLDRSFKPTQEQERKQQMTKEEKKQPAKKPVLEQFEEDDDTVIQKKVPIKKPVVKNREGKKHDLQIQQKEKKIFNNKKNKKQKPQPAPQPEVQKKKEKELPKKITFEGSLTVAELAKKLGKEPSEIIKKLFMLGIIATINKDLDKDAIELICSDYGVEVEEKVTIDETEFETIEIVDNPEDLVERPPVVTIMGHVDHGKTTLLDSIRQTKVTEQEAGGITQHIGAYQVVVNGKKITFLDTPGHEAFTTMRARGAQVTDIVILVVAADDGVMPQTVEAINHAKAAKVPIIVAVNKIDKPTANPDRVMQELMEYELVPEEWGGDTIYCKLSALTGEGIDNLLEMILLVSEMEELKANPNRRATGTVIEAKLDKGRGPVATLLVQSGTLRVGDPIVVGYTYGRVRAMTNDLGRRVKEAGPSTPVEITGLNEVPQAGDRFMVFEDEKKARQIGEARAQKQIAQQRSVKARVSLDDLFEKIKQGEMKELNIIVKADVQGSVEALVAALQKIEVEGVRVKIIHSGVGAVTEYDIMLASASNAIVIGFNVRPDANAKRVAEAEKVDIRLHRIIYKVIEEIEAAMKGMLDPEYEEKVIGQAEVRQTFKVSKVGTIAGCYVTDGKITRDSSVRLIRQGIVVYEGQIDTLKRYKDDVKEVAQGYECGITIKNFNDIKEGDVIEAYVMQEVVRK, encoded by the coding sequence ATGTCAAAAATGCGTGTATACGAATATGCGAAAAAACATAATGTGTCAAGTAAAGATGTCATCCATAAATTAAAAGAAATGAACATCGACGTATCCAATCATATGACGATGATTGAAGCCGATGTTGTCAAAATGTTAGATCGTTCATTTAAACCAACACAAGAGCAAGAACGAAAACAACAAATGACAAAAGAAGAAAAGAAGCAACCAGCAAAGAAACCTGTTTTAGAACAATTTGAAGAAGATGACGATACAGTTATTCAAAAGAAAGTGCCAATTAAAAAACCAGTAGTAAAAAATCGCGAAGGGAAAAAACACGACTTGCAAATCCAACAAAAAGAAAAGAAAATTTTCAATAACAAAAAAAACAAAAAACAAAAGCCTCAGCCAGCTCCACAGCCAGAAGTGCAAAAGAAAAAAGAAAAAGAGCTTCCGAAAAAAATTACATTTGAAGGTTCATTAACGGTCGCTGAGCTAGCGAAAAAACTAGGTAAAGAGCCTTCAGAAATTATTAAAAAGTTATTTATGCTCGGCATTATTGCAACAATTAACAAAGATTTGGATAAAGATGCGATCGAGTTAATCTGCTCCGATTACGGCGTGGAAGTAGAAGAAAAAGTAACGATTGATGAAACAGAATTTGAGACAATTGAAATTGTCGATAACCCAGAAGATTTAGTCGAACGTCCGCCAGTTGTTACGATTATGGGGCACGTTGACCACGGCAAAACAACGTTACTTGACTCGATTCGTCAAACGAAAGTGACAGAACAAGAGGCGGGCGGTATTACACAACATATCGGTGCGTACCAAGTCGTGGTGAACGGCAAAAAAATTACGTTTTTAGATACACCGGGTCATGAGGCGTTCACAACGATGCGCGCGCGTGGAGCGCAAGTAACGGATATCGTCATCCTTGTTGTTGCAGCCGATGATGGTGTAATGCCACAAACTGTTGAAGCGATTAACCATGCGAAGGCGGCAAAAGTTCCAATCATCGTCGCAGTCAATAAAATCGACAAACCAACAGCGAACCCTGATCGCGTCATGCAGGAGTTAATGGAATACGAACTCGTTCCAGAAGAATGGGGCGGAGATACAATTTATTGTAAATTATCGGCGTTAACGGGTGAAGGAATTGACAACTTGCTCGAAATGATTTTGCTTGTGAGTGAAATGGAAGAATTAAAAGCAAATCCAAACCGCCGTGCGACAGGAACGGTCATTGAAGCAAAATTAGATAAAGGTCGCGGTCCGGTTGCAACGCTTCTCGTTCAATCGGGTACGTTGCGTGTTGGTGATCCAATTGTTGTTGGTTATACGTACGGACGCGTGCGGGCAATGACAAACGATCTTGGTCGTCGCGTGAAAGAGGCAGGTCCATCTACCCCTGTTGAAATTACGGGATTAAACGAAGTACCGCAAGCAGGCGATCGCTTTATGGTATTCGAAGATGAGAAAAAAGCGCGTCAAATTGGCGAAGCGCGTGCGCAAAAACAAATTGCTCAACAACGAAGTGTAAAAGCGCGTGTCAGCCTAGACGACTTGTTTGAAAAAATTAAGCAAGGCGAAATGAAAGAGTTAAACATTATCGTCAAAGCGGATGTACAAGGTTCCGTCGAAGCGCTCGTTGCCGCATTGCAAAAAATCGAAGTCGAAGGTGTGCGAGTGAAAATTATTCACTCTGGTGTTGGGGCAGTAACAGAGTACGACATTATGCTTGCCTCGGCATCGAATGCGATTGTTATCGGCTTTAACGTTCGTCCGGATGCGAACGCCAAACGTGTCGCAGAAGCAGAAAAAGTAGACATTCGTCTCCACCGCATCATTTACAAAGTCATCGAAGAAATTGAAGCGGCGATGAAAGGGATGCTTGATCCGGAGTATGAAGAAAAAGTCATCGGCCAAGCAGAAGTTCGTCAAACGTTTAAAGTATCGAAAGTTGGTACAATTGCAGGATGCTATGTAACAGATGGGAAAATTACGCGCGATAGTAGCGTTCGCCTCATTCGTCAAGGCATCGTCGTTTATGAAGGACAAATCGATACGTTAAAACGTTACAAAGACGATGTAAAAGAAGTGGCACAAGGATACGAGTGCGGAATAACGATTAAAAACTTTAACGATATTAAAGAAGGCGACGTTATCGAAGCGTATGTCATGCAAGAAGTGGTACGTAAATGA
- a CDS encoding YlxQ family RNA-binding protein — protein MNHKPWVSFLGLANRARKVISGEELVVKEIQRKRAKLVILSEDASENTRKKIFDKCAFYRVPLCYVDNRHELGGAIGKGARVVVAITDEGFAQKLKTML, from the coding sequence ATGAATCATAAACCGTGGGTCTCTTTTCTCGGACTGGCGAATCGGGCGCGCAAAGTCATTTCGGGAGAAGAGCTTGTTGTAAAAGAAATTCAGCGTAAACGCGCGAAGCTTGTCATTTTATCGGAAGATGCGTCAGAAAATACAAGAAAAAAAATTTTCGATAAATGCGCGTTCTATCGCGTTCCGCTTTGTTACGTAGATAATCGCCATGAATTAGGTGGGGCGATTGGAAAAGGAGCACGAGTCGTTGTAGCGATTACAGATGAAGGATTCGCACAAAAGCTGAAAACGATGCTCTAA
- the rnpM gene encoding RNase P modulator RnpM, giving the protein MPKKIPMRKCVVTGEMKPKKELIRIVRSKEGDVSIDPTGKKAGRGAYITLSKECILLAKKKNTLAHHLKATIDDSIYEQLLQLAEKENRETNES; this is encoded by the coding sequence ATGCCAAAAAAAATTCCGATGCGTAAATGTGTAGTCACAGGGGAAATGAAACCGAAAAAAGAGCTCATTCGCATCGTTCGTTCGAAAGAAGGCGATGTGTCGATTGATCCTACAGGAAAAAAAGCCGGGCGCGGTGCGTACATTACGTTAAGTAAAGAATGTATTTTGCTTGCGAAAAAGAAAAATACACTTGCGCATCATTTAAAAGCGACTATTGACGATTCGATTTACGAACAGCTATTACAGCTTGCCGAGAAGGAGAACAGAGAAACAAATGAATCATAA
- the nusA gene encoding transcription termination factor NusA, which yields MNTELLDALTALERDKGISKQVLIEAIEAAIVSAYKRNFNQAQNVRVDFNQETGTIRVFARKEVVDEVYDSRLEISLDEAKRINPNYQVGDVVEIEVTPKNFGRIAAQTAKQVVTQRVREAERGVIYAEFVDREEDIMTGIVQRTDSKFIYVSLGKIEALLPVSEQMPNETYKPHDRIKVYITKVEKTTKGPQIYVSRTHPGLLKRLFELEVPEIYDGTVEIKSVAREAGDRSKISVHSDNPEVDPVGACVGPKGQRVQAIVNELKGEKIDIVRWSADPVEFVANALSPSKVLDVIVNEEEKATTVIVPDYQLSLAIGKRGQNARLAAKLTNWKIDIKSQSEAEQLGIYPRSSSSFEVDEEEISEVE from the coding sequence ATGAATACAGAGTTGTTAGATGCTTTAACGGCGCTTGAGCGCGATAAAGGCATTAGTAAACAAGTGTTAATTGAAGCGATAGAGGCGGCGATTGTGTCCGCTTATAAGCGCAATTTTAATCAAGCCCAAAACGTTCGCGTTGATTTTAATCAAGAAACGGGAACGATTCGCGTGTTTGCTCGCAAAGAAGTCGTTGATGAAGTGTACGATTCACGTTTAGAAATTTCGCTTGATGAGGCGAAGCGAATCAATCCGAATTATCAAGTAGGCGACGTTGTTGAAATTGAAGTGACGCCGAAAAACTTCGGACGTATCGCTGCCCAAACAGCAAAACAAGTCGTCACGCAGCGTGTTCGCGAAGCAGAACGAGGCGTCATTTATGCCGAGTTTGTTGATCGTGAAGAAGACATTATGACGGGAATTGTACAGCGGACGGACTCAAAATTTATTTACGTCAGCCTTGGCAAAATCGAGGCGTTGCTTCCGGTGAGCGAACAAATGCCGAATGAAACATATAAGCCGCATGATCGCATTAAAGTGTACATTACAAAAGTAGAGAAAACGACAAAAGGACCACAAATTTACGTATCGCGCACACATCCAGGACTACTAAAACGATTGTTTGAATTAGAAGTGCCGGAGATTTATGACGGGACGGTCGAAATTAAGTCCGTTGCACGCGAAGCAGGAGATCGCTCGAAAATTTCCGTTCATTCGGATAACCCAGAAGTCGATCCGGTTGGTGCATGTGTTGGACCAAAGGGACAACGAGTGCAAGCGATTGTAAACGAGTTAAAGGGCGAAAAAATCGATATCGTTCGTTGGTCAGCCGATCCAGTTGAATTTGTGGCCAATGCGTTAAGTCCATCTAAAGTGCTTGATGTCATCGTGAATGAAGAAGAGAAAGCGACGACGGTCATTGTGCCGGATTATCAATTATCGCTTGCGATCGGAAAACGTGGTCAAAATGCTCGTTTAGCGGCAAAATTAACAAATTGGAAAATTGATATTAAAAGTCAATCGGAAGCGGAACAATTAGGTATTTACCCTCGTTCTTCATCATCGTTCGAAGTTGACGAAGAGGAGATTAGTGAGGTGGAATAA
- the rimP gene encoding ribosome maturation factor RimP: protein MKKVTHIVEELVTPILTEIGLELVDIEYVKEGKNWFLRVFIDSPTGVDIDQCGVVSERLSEKLDEIDPIPHNYFLEVSSPGAERPLKKMKDFERAVGKNVYVKTYEPIDGQKEFEGSLTAFDGQTVTVEVKVKTKKKTIKIPYEKVASARLAVIFS from the coding sequence ATGAAAAAAGTGACGCACATTGTTGAAGAGCTCGTCACCCCGATTTTGACAGAGATCGGATTAGAGCTTGTCGATATTGAATATGTGAAAGAGGGAAAGAACTGGTTTTTACGCGTCTTTATCGATTCCCCAACGGGAGTTGATATCGATCAATGCGGTGTCGTAAGTGAGCGGTTAAGCGAAAAACTTGATGAAATCGACCCTATTCCCCACAATTATTTTTTAGAAGTATCATCACCAGGGGCGGAGCGTCCGCTCAAAAAGATGAAAGACTTCGAACGCGCTGTCGGAAAAAACGTTTATGTGAAAACGTATGAACCGATTGATGGCCAAAAAGAGTTCGAAGGGTCGTTGACCGCGTTTGATGGGCAAACCGTGACGGTAGAAGTGAAAGTGAAAACAAAGAAAAAAACAATCAAGATTCCATATGAAAAAGTAGCTAGTGCACGGCTAGCTGTCATCTTTTCTTAA